A single Desulfovibrio piger DNA region contains:
- a CDS encoding 2-oxoacid:acceptor oxidoreductase subunit alpha: MSGEIRFVQGNEACVRGALYAGVRFFAGYPITPSTEIAEHLSEELPRVGGRFVQMEDEIASMCAVCGASLAGSKAMTATSGPGFSLKQEALGYAIMAEIPCVIVDVQRGGPSTGLPTECSQGDVMQARWGAHGDHAIIALTASSIQDVFSMTVEAFNLAETYRTPVVLLFDEVIGHMREKLEIPAPDVLPVVERLHTDVPEGVNYHPYLPREDGRLPMSDFGGVHRYNVTGLHHDIWGFPTQNATQIVKLNYHLYDKIENRAHILARWKEYFLEDAEQILVSYGSSARSARHLVEGRRAKGDRIGLLELQTLWPFPAQLVREKTAHAKSVFVVEMNMGQICAQVKNVVANPDRVFLVNRMDGKLVTPTDIGQIMRVIEGRGY; encoded by the coding sequence ATGAGCGGAGAAATTCGTTTTGTGCAAGGTAACGAGGCCTGCGTTCGCGGGGCGCTCTACGCTGGCGTACGTTTTTTTGCCGGCTACCCCATCACGCCGTCCACTGAGATCGCCGAACACCTGTCCGAAGAACTGCCCCGCGTGGGCGGGCGCTTCGTGCAGATGGAAGACGAGATTGCCTCCATGTGCGCCGTCTGCGGCGCCTCCCTGGCCGGCTCCAAAGCCATGACAGCCACGTCCGGCCCCGGCTTTTCCCTGAAGCAGGAGGCCCTGGGCTACGCCATCATGGCCGAGATCCCCTGCGTCATCGTCGATGTGCAGCGCGGCGGCCCCTCCACGGGCCTGCCCACGGAATGCTCCCAGGGCGACGTGATGCAGGCGCGCTGGGGGGCCCATGGCGACCACGCCATCATCGCCCTCACGGCATCCTCCATCCAGGACGTCTTCAGCATGACGGTGGAAGCCTTCAATCTGGCCGAGACCTACCGCACCCCGGTGGTCCTGCTGTTCGACGAAGTCATCGGTCACATGCGCGAAAAGCTGGAGATCCCGGCCCCCGACGTCCTGCCCGTGGTGGAACGCCTCCATACCGACGTGCCGGAAGGGGTGAACTACCATCCCTACCTGCCCCGTGAGGACGGCCGCCTGCCCATGTCCGACTTTGGCGGCGTGCACCGCTACAACGTCACGGGCCTGCATCACGACATCTGGGGCTTCCCCACCCAGAACGCCACCCAGATCGTCAAGCTCAACTACCACCTTTACGACAAGATCGAAAACCGCGCCCACATCCTGGCCCGCTGGAAGGAATACTTCCTTGAGGATGCGGAGCAGATCCTCGTCTCCTACGGCTCGTCGGCCCGCAGTGCCCGCCATCTGGTGGAAGGCCGCCGCGCCAAGGGCGACCGCATCGGCCTGCTCGAACTGCAGACACTCTGGCCCTTCCCGGCCCAGCTGGTACGGGAAAAAACGGCCCATGCCAAGAGCGTCTTCGTCGTGGAAATGAATATGGGCCAGATATGCGCCCAGGTGAAGAACGTCGTGGCCAATCCCGATCGCGTGTTCCTTGTCAACCGTATGGACGGCAAGCTGGTAACGCCCACGGATATCGGCCAGATCATGCGCGTCATTGAAGGAAGGGGGTACTAG
- a CDS encoding 4Fe-4S dicluster domain-containing protein: protein MILITRQWCKGCGVCVAFCPKKALHLDAQEKAVCDEEKCVQCGLCELYCPDLAIEMPEEGKENEVQQ, encoded by the coding sequence ATGATTCTCATAACCCGTCAATGGTGCAAGGGCTGCGGCGTATGTGTGGCGTTTTGCCCCAAGAAGGCTCTGCACCTGGATGCCCAGGAAAAAGCGGTGTGCGATGAGGAAAAGTGCGTGCAGTGCGGTTTGTGCGAACTCTACTGCCCTGATCTGGCCATAGAAATGCCGGAGGAAGGCAAGGAAAACGAGGTGCAGCAATGA